A portion of the Candidatus Dependentiae bacterium genome contains these proteins:
- a CDS encoding cupin domain-containing protein, with the protein MNNTALVTHTNKNIKRDQLDNLVPKLWGHEEWIVNNPHYCGKKLVFMQNHGCSLHHHKIKHETFYILSGQVILELENNGIRTVRRMGPGDTAAIPQLTWHRLIALTHAEVMEFSTYHMEEDSYRAINAQKFEQNEIDNLCELL; encoded by the coding sequence ATGAATAACACAGCCCTTGTAACGCATACCAATAAAAATATCAAACGCGACCAGCTGGACAACCTCGTCCCAAAACTCTGGGGCCACGAAGAATGGATCGTCAATAACCCACATTATTGCGGCAAGAAACTTGTCTTCATGCAAAATCATGGCTGCTCATTGCATCACCACAAAATCAAGCATGAAACTTTTTATATTCTTTCAGGACAAGTAATCTTAGAACTTGAAAACAACGGTATTCGTACCGTTCGACGCATGGGACCAGGCGACACCGCGGCAATACCCCAACTAACCTGGCACCGGCTTATTGCTTTAACTCATGCAGAAGTTATGGAATTTTCGACCTATCATATGGAAGAAGATTCTTATCGAGCAATTAATGCTCAGAAATTTGAGCAAAATGAAATCGATAACCTTTGCGAGCTTTTGTGA
- the psd gene encoding phosphatidylserine decarboxylase (Phosphatidylserine decarboxylase is synthesized as a single chain precursor. Generation of the pyruvoyl active site from a Ser is coupled to cleavage of a Gly-Ser bond between the larger (beta) and smaller (alpha chains). It is an integral membrane protein.), which translates to MVRYRLLIIKAAMLFSMTSWNIMNAQLEQTKTEKPAQAIFYYQDGKLVQEINPELGKLTFFYTNPIGRCIRQFMKLRTFSKIVGCYYDSKRSIRSIEPFIKQYALDMSEYEETTYATFNDFFARKLKANARTVDTRSSVVASPCDGKLFVIPNISNTMTFYLKDLPFNLEKFVGDAQRAQQYEGGTLMIFRLAPYDYHRFHFPVDCTPSQAVIINGTLESVNPVAYKSGIQVLTENERHLIELKTQDHGTALMLPVGAMCVGKITETYTAEEAVQKGAESGFFSFGGSTIVLLFPAGKIKLADEFIKHSALGLETAVKMGEPVADFQERL; encoded by the coding sequence ATGGTTCGGTATCGATTACTCATTATTAAAGCGGCAATGCTTTTTTCAATGACGAGTTGGAATATTATGAATGCACAATTAGAACAAACAAAAACTGAAAAACCGGCTCAAGCAATTTTTTATTATCAAGATGGCAAGCTTGTTCAAGAAATAAATCCTGAATTGGGAAAACTTACTTTTTTTTATACTAATCCAATTGGTAGATGTATTCGTCAATTTATGAAGTTACGAACCTTTAGTAAAATTGTCGGATGCTATTATGATTCCAAACGCAGCATACGTTCTATAGAACCGTTCATCAAACAATATGCGCTTGATATGTCTGAATACGAAGAAACAACCTATGCAACATTTAATGATTTCTTTGCACGCAAGCTCAAGGCGAACGCACGCACCGTTGATACTCGTTCTTCAGTTGTTGCTTCACCATGCGATGGAAAACTTTTTGTTATTCCAAACATTTCAAATACCATGACTTTCTATCTTAAAGATCTTCCTTTTAATCTTGAAAAATTTGTTGGTGATGCACAACGTGCACAACAATATGAAGGCGGAACGCTTATGATTTTCCGTCTTGCTCCGTACGATTATCACCGTTTCCATTTTCCGGTTGATTGCACTCCATCACAAGCAGTCATTATCAATGGCACACTTGAGTCGGTCAATCCTGTTGCCTACAAAAGCGGTATTCAAGTATTAACTGAAAATGAACGTCACCTCATTGAACTTAAAACTCAAGATCATGGAACAGCGCTCATGCTGCCTGTTGGAGCAATGTGTGTTGGAAAAATTACTGAAACGTACACAGCTGAAGAAGCAGTACAAAAAGGTGCCGAATCTGGATTTTTCTCATTTGGAGGATCAACAATTGTTCTCCTTTTCCCTGCAGGAAAAATTAAATTAGCTGACGAATTTATAAAACATTCCGCACTCGGCCTTGAAACTGCAGTAAAAATGGGAGAACCTGTTGCAGATTTTCAGGAGCGTTTATAA
- a CDS encoding ribulose-phosphate 3-epimerase, whose translation MKIYPSLISADLLNLASVLNKLDLHCDGYHLDVMDNHFVPNLTWGPDFINRIRQTTSKQLDIHLMVDNPHTWLSRLKLNANDMITFHIEALQKSEAIEHLVSSIHTEKLHAGIALNPATPVEKVYPHLMDLDHVLLMSVNPGFSGQTFIPDVISKIKPLVTQRIIAQKHFSIGMDGGIGLTNIATLAEHGVDYACAASAIFAASNPIQALSNLYHATK comes from the coding sequence ATGAAGATTTATCCATCACTCATCTCAGCAGATCTACTTAACCTAGCAAGCGTACTCAACAAGCTTGATCTTCATTGCGATGGCTATCACCTTGATGTCATGGATAATCACTTTGTTCCAAACCTCACGTGGGGTCCTGATTTTATCAACCGGATCAGACAAACAACATCAAAGCAGCTCGATATTCACCTGATGGTTGATAACCCACACACGTGGCTTTCTAGGCTCAAACTGAATGCGAATGATATGATTACCTTTCATATCGAAGCGCTACAAAAATCAGAAGCCATTGAACACCTTGTATCGAGCATTCATACAGAAAAGCTTCATGCAGGCATTGCACTCAACCCTGCAACTCCTGTTGAAAAAGTTTATCCCCACCTCATGGATCTTGACCATGTCCTTCTGATGTCGGTCAACCCAGGATTTTCAGGACAAACTTTTATTCCAGATGTTATCTCAAAAATTAAGCCTCTGGTTACTCAACGTATTATTGCCCAAAAGCATTTCTCAATTGGCATGGATGGCGGGATTGGTTTAACCAACATAGCAACACTTGCCGAGCACGGTGTTGATTACGCATGCGCAGCATCAGCAATCTTTGCAGCCAGCAATCCCATTCAGGCGTTAAGCAATTTATATCACGCTACAAAATAA
- a CDS encoding ATP-grasp domain-containing protein, translating into MTHENSDIKKLRVGVLMGGKNAEREVSFNSGRTICDHLDTARYEVIPIFQTEAGTLYQLPWKFLHRGKISDFIHRLDAQATKLSWDDLKSIIDFAYIAQHGRYGEDGILQGTLEVLDIPYLGSKIFGSASGMNKAFHKKLFAGTGIATPRGITLTRNEIETLYQQEILALLHEQNIHFPFIVKPAHEGSSLGMSVVSTAEELTPALQHALISQINHVEVLVEEKIVGMEFVCVCLQKADGSWFTLPITEVVPEEGSAFYDYEQKYMPGRAQKITPARCSQEILEKIGETCIKATELLNFKTISRIDGFVKDDGTVVLIDPNSLTGMGPATFLFHQAAQFGMNHMQLINFLIEQELKAYGLSDKLSLLSNCSKDLIMNNQSVKKIRVGVLLGGDSNEREISLESGRNVCYKLSPHQYHVTPLFLCNQTELYALSTEQLIKHSTRAIKNVITSEQKINWSSLSEDFDFIFIALHGGKGENGSVQGMLEMLGIPYNGSGVLTSALCMDKFKTNEFLRTQDINVPASRLLTRNAWDKSAPYENKLALLYQTITSLQFPLVLKPSDDGCSVMIKKINDIEQLIIELDIFFEGSKDAAMLEELIVGTELTCGVLGNNKITVLPPSQAVAKEGILSIKEKFLPGEGENQTPAPLPTEVLTLVQEVIGKTYTAVGCKGYARIDCFYQNAQQSPTGTQRVIILEINTLPGLTPATCIFHQAAELGLKPMDFISKIIELGFENHTHIQPKTQTSELPPTGVSPAQLFFEQEPEAPLEYHYEQEPVQEQKIEIQAKSSDSVIETEQTHEPEAGARIRSEESEQEPIAPEQPRPQAELRAAVPEIMIMRMF; encoded by the coding sequence GTGACACATGAAAATTCTGACATAAAAAAATTGCGCGTCGGCGTTTTAATGGGTGGAAAAAATGCTGAACGCGAAGTCTCATTCAACTCAGGTAGAACCATCTGCGACCATTTAGACACTGCTCGCTACGAAGTTATTCCTATCTTTCAAACCGAAGCAGGAACACTCTATCAACTTCCATGGAAATTTTTGCACCGAGGAAAAATTTCAGACTTTATTCATCGCCTTGATGCGCAAGCAACCAAGCTTTCGTGGGATGATTTAAAATCTATTATCGATTTTGCTTACATCGCTCAACATGGGCGTTATGGTGAAGATGGAATCCTGCAAGGCACCCTTGAGGTCCTTGATATCCCCTACCTAGGCAGCAAAATTTTTGGCAGCGCCAGCGGTATGAACAAAGCATTTCATAAAAAACTTTTTGCTGGAACAGGCATTGCAACCCCACGTGGCATTACACTCACGAGAAATGAAATTGAAACACTTTATCAACAAGAAATCTTAGCGCTCCTTCACGAACAAAATATTCACTTCCCCTTCATCGTTAAACCTGCTCATGAAGGCTCAAGCCTGGGTATGAGTGTCGTAAGCACCGCTGAAGAGCTTACCCCCGCCCTACAACACGCTCTTATTTCTCAAATCAATCATGTTGAAGTGCTCGTTGAAGAAAAAATTGTTGGCATGGAATTTGTCTGCGTCTGCCTTCAAAAGGCTGATGGAAGTTGGTTTACCTTACCAATTACCGAAGTTGTACCCGAAGAAGGTTCTGCGTTTTACGATTATGAACAAAAATATATGCCTGGCCGCGCACAAAAAATTACCCCTGCCCGTTGCTCACAAGAAATTTTAGAAAAAATAGGCGAAACCTGTATCAAAGCAACTGAACTACTCAATTTTAAAACTATTTCACGTATTGACGGTTTTGTAAAAGATGACGGAACCGTTGTCCTGATTGATCCAAATTCGTTAACCGGCATGGGACCTGCAACATTTCTTTTTCATCAAGCCGCACAATTTGGCATGAACCACATGCAGCTTATTAATTTTTTAATCGAGCAGGAACTTAAAGCTTATGGCCTTTCAGATAAGCTCTCTCTGCTGAGCAATTGCTCGAAAGATTTGATCATGAATAATCAATCGGTGAAAAAAATTCGTGTCGGCGTTCTTTTAGGTGGCGATTCAAACGAACGTGAAATTTCACTGGAATCTGGAAGAAACGTTTGTTACAAGCTCTCACCTCACCAGTACCATGTCACACCACTCTTTTTATGCAACCAAACCGAGCTCTACGCGTTAAGCACTGAACAACTCATTAAGCATTCAACACGTGCGATTAAAAACGTTATAACTTCAGAGCAAAAAATAAACTGGTCATCTTTGTCAGAAGATTTTGACTTCATCTTTATTGCGCTCCATGGCGGTAAAGGTGAAAATGGTTCTGTACAGGGTATGCTTGAAATGCTGGGAATCCCTTACAATGGCTCAGGAGTACTGACAAGCGCACTGTGCATGGACAAATTCAAAACCAATGAGTTTTTACGTACACAAGACATTAATGTCCCTGCATCACGATTATTAACACGAAATGCATGGGATAAATCTGCTCCTTATGAAAATAAACTTGCACTACTTTATCAGACCATAACATCACTTCAATTCCCCTTAGTTCTGAAGCCCTCCGATGACGGTTGCAGCGTCATGATTAAGAAAATTAATGATATCGAACAATTAATTATCGAACTTGATATTTTCTTTGAAGGCTCAAAAGATGCTGCAATGCTTGAAGAACTCATTGTTGGAACAGAGCTGACCTGTGGCGTTTTGGGGAATAATAAAATCACTGTTTTGCCTCCATCACAAGCGGTCGCAAAAGAGGGAATTCTTTCAATCAAAGAAAAATTTCTACCTGGTGAAGGTGAAAACCAAACCCCAGCACCGCTCCCAACAGAAGTACTAACCTTGGTTCAAGAAGTAATTGGAAAAACATACACGGCAGTTGGTTGCAAAGGTTATGCACGCATTGATTGCTTCTACCAAAACGCTCAGCAAAGCCCGACCGGTACGCAACGCGTGATTATTTTAGAAATCAATACATTGCCCGGCTTAACTCCCGCAACCTGTATTTTTCATCAAGCTGCAGAACTTGGACTTAAACCGATGGACTTTATTTCTAAAATTATTGAGCTTGGCTTTGAAAACCATACGCACATTCAACCAAAAACACAAACAAGCGAGCTTCCTCCAACCGGGGTTTCTCCAGCACAGTTATTTTTTGAACAAGAACCAGAAGCACCATTAGAATATCACTATGAACAAGAGCCAGTACAAGAACAGAAAATAGAAATACAAGCTAAAAGCTCTGATTCAGTTATTGAGACTGAACAAACTCATGAGCCTGAAGCAGGCGCGCGCATTCGCTCAGAAGAATCTGAGCAAGAACCTATTGCTCCTGAGCAACCGCGACCTCAAGCAGAACTGAGAGCTGCTGTTCCTGAAATTATGATTATGCGAATGTTTTGA
- a CDS encoding glycosyltransferase family 2 protein — MRKVVRILILGFSLVSCFAYSRDIGSPHELAKDHTQVAFTEIFHPRELKERVGDPMHFSFTEKPFVIISSSYKARQFADGCLKSILNQNYKKYRVICIDDASPDGSGKELDRLIKEHQQGHRVQLIQNKIRVGILENLYKAIHGCRPDEIVVILDGDDELADSDVLATLNRAYQDSNVWMTYGQFSATSQEYVGECSQIPDEVIKVNAFRSYAWVSSHLKTFYAGLFHCIKREDLQVCGQFFPMATDISYMLCMLEMAGFHSKFIDQVLYRYNTASALGINEAESLVRDAFVAIIRAKKPYEPLANLPLKSSTIIDALQNQEAERVGKKFTAPAGAPIKGVNEKPFVIVSTSYKAKQWIERCLVSAFNQSYNNFRIICIDDASPDGSGELIAQVIKKYNQEDRVCFIQNKVRVGALANFVTASQLCHDDEIIVLLDGDDELSCSYVLTILNAMYQNPDVWMTYGQFAHSDPGYVGECSQIPDEVIDANTIREYTFVSSHLKTFYAWLFKRIKREDLQIKGQYFHATSDLAYMIPMLEMAGFHSRFVPQILYIYNTINPISEILTVRALVDAMAAFILTKKPYQQLAYAKAECIRTLPTLEGNSVIINSSGL, encoded by the coding sequence ATGAGAAAAGTTGTTCGTATATTGATTTTGGGTTTTTCTTTGGTAAGTTGCTTTGCATATTCAAGAGATATTGGATCCCCTCACGAATTGGCCAAGGATCATACGCAAGTTGCTTTTACGGAGATTTTTCATCCTCGAGAGCTCAAAGAGCGAGTCGGTGATCCTATGCATTTTTCTTTTACCGAAAAACCATTTGTGATCATAAGCTCTTCATACAAAGCAAGGCAATTTGCCGATGGTTGCCTGAAGAGTATCTTGAATCAGAATTATAAAAAATATCGTGTTATTTGTATTGATGATGCGTCGCCTGATGGTTCAGGTAAGGAGCTTGATCGACTTATCAAAGAGCATCAGCAAGGGCATCGTGTCCAGTTGATACAAAATAAAATTCGTGTTGGAATTTTAGAAAATCTGTATAAAGCTATTCATGGTTGTCGTCCTGATGAAATTGTGGTGATCTTGGATGGTGACGATGAGCTTGCAGATTCTGATGTACTGGCAACGCTCAACCGCGCATATCAAGATTCAAATGTTTGGATGACCTATGGTCAATTTTCAGCTACATCTCAAGAGTATGTCGGGGAATGCAGTCAAATTCCGGATGAAGTTATCAAAGTAAATGCTTTTCGTAGCTACGCGTGGGTTTCGTCCCATTTAAAGACTTTTTATGCTGGGCTTTTTCATTGTATTAAACGAGAAGATCTTCAAGTTTGTGGCCAATTTTTTCCAATGGCAACTGATATTTCTTACATGCTGTGCATGCTTGAAATGGCAGGGTTTCATAGCAAATTTATTGATCAAGTTTTATACCGATATAATACTGCAAGTGCCTTGGGAATTAATGAAGCCGAAAGCTTAGTACGTGATGCATTTGTAGCAATTATCAGAGCAAAAAAGCCCTACGAACCGTTGGCCAATCTTCCGTTAAAGAGTTCAACGATTATTGACGCTCTTCAAAATCAAGAAGCTGAAAGAGTAGGAAAAAAATTTACTGCTCCAGCTGGAGCTCCCATCAAAGGTGTGAACGAAAAGCCGTTTGTTATTGTGAGTACTTCGTACAAAGCAAAGCAGTGGATTGAGCGTTGTTTGGTGAGTGCTTTTAATCAGAGCTATAACAATTTCAGAATTATTTGCATAGACGATGCCTCTCCTGATGGCTCAGGTGAATTGATTGCCCAGGTGATTAAAAAGTATAACCAAGAAGATCGTGTTTGTTTTATACAAAATAAAGTTCGAGTGGGAGCTCTTGCCAACTTTGTTACCGCTTCACAGCTGTGTCATGATGATGAAATTATTGTCCTTTTAGATGGTGATGATGAACTTTCGTGTTCGTATGTGCTCACAATACTCAATGCAATGTATCAAAACCCAGATGTTTGGATGACCTATGGGCAGTTCGCACATTCAGATCCAGGTTATGTTGGGGAGTGTAGTCAAATTCCTGATGAGGTTATTGATGCAAACACCATTCGAGAATATACGTTTGTTTCATCGCATCTCAAAACATTTTATGCTTGGCTCTTTAAACGCATTAAACGAGAAGATTTACAGATCAAGGGGCAATATTTTCATGCTACATCGGATCTCGCGTATATGATTCCCATGCTTGAAATGGCCGGGTTTCACAGTAGGTTTGTTCCTCAGATTTTGTACATTTACAATACTATAAATCCAATCAGCGAAATTTTGACGGTACGTGCTTTGGTTGATGCTATGGCTGCTTTTATTCTTACTAAAAAGCCCTATCAGCAACTTGCTTACGCAAAAGCTGAATGTATCAGAACTCTTCCTACTCTTGAGGGGAATAGTGTTATAATAAATTCTTCTGGTTTATAA
- the priA gene encoding primosomal protein N' → MKLYAYVQLLSGFNRPFLYAVSAALAEHIAIGTIVVVPLKDKLVGAVVTSIHHQLPEKISYQLKEIAAIEPMPDDPLYQKFVKTVAAYAFVSTLHFSGRIKSFLHEQKTADAKDSPSILPSMLTENVQLTDQQQAVVDYLEPFINQSAYAPTVIHGVTGSGKTEVYKKLITQALSLGKSAILMLPEVSLAVQFEHRLRKQLPGVLIFGFHSATNVTAKRELWQALLDHRPMLVIGVHLPIMLPMHKLGVIIIDEEHEQGFVEKKHPKLNSKELALWRAKIYGIPIVLGSATPSVNTLFQVEKQGWKLFQITQRFAGKFPEVKKVLLTEQDRRRKYFWVSKELEQAVNQTLARKEQVIIYINRRGFSFFVQCKLCGFIFQCPHCSVSLTLHMTTKPGHEKKSMLCCHYCEYKLVPPNSCTSCKAGSAHLLKKGIGTQQVVEIFQELFPHARIARADLDSTSKKKTWHKTVEQFEQGELDILIGTKSVTKGYHFPFVTLVGILWADLNLHFPAYNAAETTLQQIIQVAGRAGREHEKSTVIVQVLHDHQIFQYVNEERYLEFCKEELAMRQMAKYPPALRLASIELRHKDVVQLEADALAVCDQLQQYNKELKLEVAILGPSLPVVFKIQDYEMRHILLKAQSFGALHKLLQQIDRSAYVSEIFLVTSGE, encoded by the coding sequence ATGAAACTTTACGCTTACGTACAACTGTTGAGTGGTTTTAACCGCCCTTTTTTATATGCCGTTTCGGCTGCACTTGCAGAGCATATTGCAATTGGAACCATTGTCGTTGTTCCGCTCAAAGATAAGTTGGTTGGTGCTGTGGTGACCAGTATTCACCATCAGCTTCCAGAAAAAATTTCGTACCAGCTTAAAGAAATAGCAGCGATTGAGCCGATGCCCGATGACCCGTTGTATCAAAAATTTGTTAAAACGGTCGCTGCATACGCGTTTGTCAGTACGCTCCATTTTTCAGGAAGAATTAAATCGTTTCTGCATGAACAAAAAACAGCAGATGCAAAAGATTCTCCAAGTATTTTGCCATCAATGCTCACTGAAAATGTACAGCTGACTGACCAGCAGCAGGCAGTAGTTGATTATCTTGAACCGTTTATCAACCAATCGGCGTACGCGCCAACAGTGATACATGGTGTTACCGGTTCTGGAAAAACTGAGGTTTACAAAAAACTTATTACTCAAGCCTTGTCATTGGGCAAGTCTGCAATTTTAATGCTTCCTGAAGTATCGCTTGCGGTACAATTTGAGCATCGTTTACGCAAGCAGCTCCCTGGAGTTTTGATTTTTGGATTTCATTCTGCAACCAATGTCACGGCAAAACGTGAGCTTTGGCAAGCTCTTTTGGACCATAGGCCAATGCTCGTGATTGGAGTTCACTTGCCCATCATGCTACCCATGCATAAGCTGGGAGTCATTATTATTGATGAAGAGCATGAACAGGGTTTTGTTGAGAAAAAGCACCCCAAGCTGAACAGTAAAGAGTTGGCACTCTGGCGTGCAAAAATTTATGGCATTCCTATTGTGCTTGGTTCTGCGACGCCATCGGTTAATACCCTTTTTCAAGTTGAAAAGCAGGGCTGGAAGCTTTTCCAAATTACGCAGCGATTTGCCGGTAAATTTCCAGAAGTTAAAAAAGTTTTACTGACCGAGCAAGATCGCCGACGCAAATATTTTTGGGTGAGCAAAGAGCTTGAGCAGGCTGTTAATCAAACGCTTGCCCGCAAAGAGCAGGTTATTATTTACATTAACCGTCGCGGATTTAGCTTTTTTGTGCAGTGTAAATTGTGCGGATTTATTTTTCAGTGCCCTCACTGCTCGGTCAGCTTGACGTTGCATATGACGACAAAGCCGGGGCACGAGAAAAAAAGTATGCTCTGTTGCCATTACTGTGAATACAAATTAGTGCCTCCCAACAGCTGTACTTCGTGCAAGGCGGGTTCAGCTCATTTGCTGAAAAAAGGAATTGGAACCCAGCAAGTGGTTGAAATTTTTCAGGAGCTTTTTCCCCATGCGCGGATTGCTCGTGCAGATCTTGATTCGACCAGCAAAAAGAAAACATGGCATAAAACGGTTGAGCAGTTTGAGCAGGGTGAGCTTGATATTTTAATTGGAACCAAGTCGGTTACCAAGGGATACCATTTTCCATTCGTAACGCTGGTAGGCATTTTATGGGCCGATTTGAATTTGCATTTTCCGGCTTACAATGCCGCTGAAACAACCTTGCAGCAGATTATTCAGGTGGCGGGGCGTGCTGGGAGAGAGCACGAAAAGAGCACCGTGATTGTTCAAGTGCTCCATGATCATCAAATTTTTCAGTATGTTAACGAAGAGCGATATTTAGAATTTTGCAAAGAAGAACTTGCTATGCGCCAGATGGCAAAATATCCACCTGCTTTGCGTCTTGCAAGTATTGAGTTGCGGCACAAAGATGTTGTGCAACTTGAAGCTGATGCGCTTGCTGTATGCGATCAATTGCAACAGTACAACAAGGAGCTTAAGCTTGAGGTGGCTATTCTGGGGCCAAGTTTGCCGGTAGTTTTTAAAATTCAAGATTATGAGATGCGTCATATTCTGCTGAAGGCCCAATCGTTTGGGGCATTGCATAAACTCTTGCAGCAGATTGACCGTTCTGCTTATGTCAGCGAAATTTTTCTGGTAACAAGTGGCGAGTGA
- a CDS encoding DUF374 domain-containing protein: MYWSKILKPIIKKIKKSRIFSFFVKHALYIFLRLLFATYRLKVQVHPSLKQPIKDNEGVVYFWHQNIISGMYFFFKSGGVGHCIISPSSDGKFAGFICEKLNFSVLYGSSYKTSVSLVRKSLGILSTERRLCLVGDGSRGPAFQLQPGIKYLAAKSSLPVIFVECTAQWAYTFKKSWDQFKVPLPFSKIMVKVHQAEYCHELAAAQSESLSQ, from the coding sequence ATGTACTGGTCAAAGATACTCAAGCCTATCATTAAAAAAATAAAAAAGAGTAGAATTTTTAGTTTTTTTGTAAAACATGCTCTTTATATTTTTTTACGATTACTTTTTGCAACCTATCGACTAAAGGTGCAGGTACATCCATCTCTTAAACAGCCAATCAAGGATAATGAGGGCGTTGTTTACTTTTGGCACCAGAATATTATCTCTGGAATGTATTTTTTCTTTAAATCTGGTGGCGTTGGTCATTGCATTATCAGCCCAAGTAGTGACGGTAAATTTGCTGGGTTTATTTGCGAAAAACTCAACTTCTCTGTTCTGTATGGCTCTTCGTACAAGACTTCCGTTTCATTAGTACGAAAGTCGCTTGGCATACTTTCTACAGAACGTCGGTTGTGTCTAGTTGGTGATGGATCACGAGGGCCTGCATTTCAGCTTCAGCCGGGCATTAAATATTTAGCCGCCAAGTCTTCGCTGCCGGTGATTTTTGTTGAATGTACCGCTCAGTGGGCGTATACGTTTAAAAAGAGCTGGGATCAATTTAAAGTACCGCTTCCGTTTAGCAAAATTATGGTTAAAGTTCACCAGGCTGAATATTGCCATGAGTTGGCTGCAGCGCAATCAGAGTCTTTATCGCAATGA